ATTACCTTCTGTGGTCCAGAAGAGAAAAGATAGCAAACATTGAgaacaaagaaaaaacaaaaCTGAAAAGCGAAGCTCTCAAATGGAAATAGTTAAAACAAAAACGGAATTTATGGAACAAAATTCAAAGCACGATTCTATTTTCTTTGCTGAAGACTGCTTTCATACCTTCTTGCCAGCACCAACGTTAGCTTTAGCTGTACCCCGAACTTTCTTCATTCTGTTCTTGCGTTCCTTTCGCTGTTTCCTGGATACCTTCTTCCTCTCCAACAGACCGTGCTAAAACACAATGGGCACAGATCAGTAAAGTATACGAAGGCAAATACCTGTAAAACTCAGATGGGAATCTGCATTCTCACCCTCGCCAGCCTGTGTTTAGGTTCATTCTTCTTAGCGTAATCCAAGGAATCATAGACCATGGCAAATCCTGTTGTTTTGCCACCACCAAACTGCGTCCTGAAGCCAAAAACGAACACGACATCAGGCGTTGTTTTGTACATTTTTGCCAACTTTTCCCTAATTTCTGTTTTGGGGACTGTGGCTTTGCCAGGGTGGAGGACATCGACAACCTATATTAAAATAGAATTTTTTTGAGTGAGtacaatattgaaattcattcatATAAATTTCAATATAATCAAATTCTTACAATGACCAAGAGGCACCTGATGGTGTACCAAGAGGCATTGCCAATGTCAGGAAGCACACATCTCAATCCCCAGTGAGCTACCAATATTAGAAGATGCATTAGGGAATGAACTCAACAAGAGGAAAAGATATTAAGGCAATAGCAACCCAGAATGCTCTGGCACATCTTACCAACCTGGCACATGGTTGGTGGCATTGTTTTGCAGGCTTCGGGGGGAGACGGCAAAAATCAAGTGAAACACCATAAAGATCACACACATGTAGATATAAGTCAGTGATTTGTTTCACGTTTCCACTACTCTGTTTGAAGAAGGTAGAAAAGCACCACCTATGTGAATCAGGTAACATTGTGACCGAGTGAGACTTGCTACTTAAATGACCGTTTTCTCACCGTTGCCTTGCACAAAAGGGTATCATGAATTTCAGGAGTCCTGGCTGAATTCAAACACTGATGTGAATGGACTGTTCCATCCCAATGCATTACATCCTCTCCTTTATACTATGGAGAATGACTTTTTATTGAAACAAAACAGCAAAAGGACCACAATTCAACATTATTGTTTTTCTACCACAAAATTCAGTGCAACCTTTTTCTCTTGCCAACCGAAATTTCAAATCACAATCAATGACGATCCAGAGTGAGCAAGCAGTTGTTTCACCTTTAAAGCGTAAAAGCTCAGAATATATCAACTTTGAGAAGtggaatgagtaaaaaaaaaacgcaTCAACGTTAAAGCTGCACAAACAGGTCTGACCATCGCAGTCAATCAGTGATGGACACTTCAACACAAGTCTTAGTAGCAATCACATGGGACTGGCTTCAAAATTTCAAATTGTTCCATCACATCAATTTCAGCAGCTAACCTATATTAGTTCCACAACACTGATGCAAATCTGTAAACAGATACACTATTTAAGGAATTTACAAGCTAGTTACCAATTATTTCTGGAGGGAAGAACTCTGAAGACCCAATGCAGAATAGCAAAGCTAATGAAGGATTAGAATGATCCTCAGGCTTGCACAGGtacaattttccttttcatttgcAAACTTAGCAGTCATTTTTTTTTCCCAATGGAGAAACTCAAGTGAAAGTGCACCACCATGTTTGACAAGAATAGGAAACATGGTAAAGCAGGAAGTATTGATGAGGTAACACTAAATCTTGGTTCTTCAAATACTGAAGATTGTAGGAAAAAGGGAAGAGTAAGGAATGGAAGGAGTTCCACTAGGCCTTGGAAAAGAATGTGAAAGTAGGGACAGTATGATGAGTCTCAATTTCAATTAGTTCACAGGAAAGCAGAAGAATGTGTCGGGCCATAAGCTTGCAGTTTTGGAGAAACAAGACAAGGAAGTTAAGACAAACACCGACAACAGTGGTATTGATGCAAGTAGTGtgcgagagggagaaagaaaattgATCACTTCTCAGGTGAGCGTTTCTTTGTGTCCTTATGGAAATACAACATAACTGACAAAGGGAAAGTAAGATATTTCTACTCACCATTTGCTTGCGTTGGAGCAAGCGGTTTGTCATAAACTTTCTGGTTCTGACAGTCACGGTGTCGTTCTACAATTTAGAAACAGCAAACATTTTAGGACATGTTGAGCACACGAGTTACTTCTGAACAATAAACTGGAGTATGATTCTCTGCTAGCAGCAAGGTtacgtgtcagccttggctcagcagtagtactctgaccttagtcagaaggatgtgggttcaagtcccactccaaaaacttgagcacacgatctaggctgatactccagtacagtactgaagaataactgcactgttggaggtgccgtcttttggatgcaaCGTTAagcagaggccccgtctgccccctcaggtgggcataaaagatcccatggcactattttgaaggaggagttctccccggtgcctggaccaatatttatcccgcaaccaacacccaagattatctggtcattatcacgttgctgtttgtgggatcttactgtgcacaaattggctgccacatttcctacattacaacagctacgacacttcaaaaagtagtcAATTGCCTGGAAAGCATTgtgacgccctgaggtcatgaaaggcgctatctaaatgcaagtttttattttacttaGGGACTATTCAAGACAAATACTGGGGCAACAAAGGCTAGTCAACTTTCATCTGTCTGCAACACTGGAGATATGCTTCGACCACGAACCTCTATCACTAACACTGTTCTGACAGTTACACTGACTATTGGACATCAAGTCAAAGAGTTAGAGCTTTTCCCAACTGAACAGACACATACCCATCCTTTTCAACTCCTGTCTTGAACTGCGTACCCTTTCCCCCAACTTCATGCCTCTTCTAGGATGCTTGCTCAGTCTGAACCTGACTGCATAATTACTGTGCCCTGTTTGATGCTTAGCTTAGGGTCAAACCCCATATCCtaaccatcacaaagaccacctctgcaatattgtccacctccatctctacctcactcCCACTGATAAAACCCTTTTCATGCTTGTGTCACCTCAAGGCTCGATTTCTTCGACATTCCCCTCCTAAGCTCCAACCTAGActcccagctcatccaaaattccagCATCTACAACCTGCCCCCTGCTCTACTTCTGCTACCTCCTCTGGCCCATGTGGCAGTCTGAAACCATGACATGGAGCCTTCAGCCACTTTGGCCTTAATCTCTTCACCTGATATTTCTCTCCCATTTAAGAGTCTCTTCAAAGCATATTGCAACCAGACTGTCTCTCAACTCTTAATACTACTGCTCAGCATCCATGCATTAAAGatgttataaaaatgc
Above is a genomic segment from Heptranchias perlo isolate sHepPer1 chromosome 36, sHepPer1.hap1, whole genome shotgun sequence containing:
- the rps24 gene encoding 40S ribosomal protein S24 isoform X1; amino-acid sequence: MYFLNDTVTVRTRKFMTNRLLQRKQMVVDVLHPGKATVPKTEIREKLAKMYKTTPDVVFVFGFRTQFGGGKTTGFAMVYDSLDYAKKNEPKHRLARHGLLERKKVSRKQRKERKNRMKKVRGTAKANVGAGKKK
- the rps24 gene encoding 40S ribosomal protein S24 isoform X5, with the translated sequence MNDTVTVRTRKFMTNRLLQRKQMVVDVLHPGKATVPKTEIREKLAKMYKTTPDVVFVFGFRTQFGGGKTTGFAMVYDSLDYAKKNEPKHRLARHGLLERKKVSRKQRKERKNRMKKVRGTAKANVGAGKKK
- the rps24 gene encoding 40S ribosomal protein S24 isoform X2 yields the protein MYFLNDTVTVRTRKFMTNRLLQRKQMVVDVLHPGKATVPKTEIREKLAKMYKTTPDVVFVFGFRTQFGGGKTTGFAMVYDSLDYAKKNEPKHRLARHGLLERKKVSRKQRKERKNRMKKVRGTAKANVGAGKK